In Oreochromis aureus strain Israel breed Guangdong linkage group 20, ZZ_aureus, whole genome shotgun sequence, the following are encoded in one genomic region:
- the LOC116309570 gene encoding uncharacterized protein LOC116309570 isoform X1 yields MLKKLLQYARSGKIGTTGTGIGIFFAFMYLQAKMCACSGHTFDCNEMVVVPVFLVFFLVLLIDQTFRSTAEHPSTFLCIVLKRVIRAFLISLLWIVAVLLFTDWYSCCTTDEKKRKLFCEPEGLTADETAQITELQMKSKLAAYSLLLSMTLAAFFMTWSGWRKWFEEKYSWCNKKTFYYKLILEEEKKVLEELLRKEANETLTKEIMSNIKRKDWDGCLNVAQQMINKAKHQKPEATNQQINWISEGSSNRGGQHHQAAAHQQAQKYELQALSQEIRDSEPLFDESS; encoded by the exons ATGTTGAAAAAACTCCTGCAATATGCTCGTAGTGGAAAAATCGGCACCACTGGCACAGGCATTGGGATTTTCTTCGCATTTATGTATCTGCAGGCCAAGATGTGCGCTTGCTCAGGCCACACTTTTGATTGCAATGAAATGGTGGTCGTGCctgtttttttagtatttttcctGGTGCTCCTGATAGACCAGACATTTCGGAGCACAGCGGAGCATCCATCCACGTTTTTGTGCATTGTACTCAAGCGCGTTATCAGAGCGTTTCTAATCAGTCTGCTGTGGATTGTAGCTGTGTTGCTTTTCACAGACTGGTATAGTTGCTGTACCACTgatgaaaaaaagaggaagttgTTCTGTGAACCTGAGGGTCTCACGGCTGATGAAACAGCTCAAATAACTGAGCTGCAAATGAAGTCAAAG CTTGCTGCTTACTCTCTGCTCCTCAGCATGACTCTTGCAGCTTTCTTCATGACTtggagtgggtggagaaaaTGGTTTGAAGAAAAATACAGTTGGTGCAACAAGAAAACGTTTTACTACAAACTGATTttggaagaagagaaaaaagttcTGGAGGAGCTTTTGAGGAAAGAAGCAAATGAGACTTTGACTAAAGAAATTATGAGCAACATAAAAAGGAAAGACTGGGACGGCTGTTTAAATGTTGCTCAACAAATGATCAATAAAGCAAAACATCAAAAACCAGAAGCAACCAACCAGCAGATCAACTGGATCAGTGAGGGGAGCTCCAACAGAGGGGGACAGCATCATCAAGCAGCAGCACATCAGCAG GCACAAAAGTATGAACTTCAAGCATtgtcacaag AGATCAGAGACAGCGAACCATTATTTGATGAATCCTCCTGA
- the LOC116309570 gene encoding uncharacterized protein LOC116309570 isoform X2: MLKKLLQYARSGKIGTTGTGIGIFFAFMYLQAKMCACSGHTFDCNEMVVVPVFLVFFLVLLIDQTFRSTAEHPSTFLCIVLKRVIRAFLISLLWIVAVLLFTDWYSCCTTDEKKRKLFCEPEGLTADETAQITELQMKSKLAAYSLLLSMTLAAFFMTWSGWRKWFEEKYSWCNKKTFYYKLILEEEKKVLEELLRKEANETLTKEIMSNIKRKDWDGCLNVAQQMINKAKHQKPEATNQQINWISEGSSNRGGQHHQAAAHQQRSETANHYLMNPPERGL, translated from the exons ATGTTGAAAAAACTCCTGCAATATGCTCGTAGTGGAAAAATCGGCACCACTGGCACAGGCATTGGGATTTTCTTCGCATTTATGTATCTGCAGGCCAAGATGTGCGCTTGCTCAGGCCACACTTTTGATTGCAATGAAATGGTGGTCGTGCctgtttttttagtatttttcctGGTGCTCCTGATAGACCAGACATTTCGGAGCACAGCGGAGCATCCATCCACGTTTTTGTGCATTGTACTCAAGCGCGTTATCAGAGCGTTTCTAATCAGTCTGCTGTGGATTGTAGCTGTGTTGCTTTTCACAGACTGGTATAGTTGCTGTACCACTgatgaaaaaaagaggaagttgTTCTGTGAACCTGAGGGTCTCACGGCTGATGAAACAGCTCAAATAACTGAGCTGCAAATGAAGTCAAAG CTTGCTGCTTACTCTCTGCTCCTCAGCATGACTCTTGCAGCTTTCTTCATGACTtggagtgggtggagaaaaTGGTTTGAAGAAAAATACAGTTGGTGCAACAAGAAAACGTTTTACTACAAACTGATTttggaagaagagaaaaaagttcTGGAGGAGCTTTTGAGGAAAGAAGCAAATGAGACTTTGACTAAAGAAATTATGAGCAACATAAAAAGGAAAGACTGGGACGGCTGTTTAAATGTTGCTCAACAAATGATCAATAAAGCAAAACATCAAAAACCAGAAGCAACCAACCAGCAGATCAACTGGATCAGTGAGGGGAGCTCCAACAGAGGGGGACAGCATCATCAAGCAGCAGCACATCAGCAG AGATCAGAGACAGCGAACCATTATTTGATGAATCCTCCTGAAAGAGGATTATGA